The following are from one region of the Stigmatella ashevillena genome:
- a CDS encoding Crp/Fnr family transcriptional regulator, with product MSHAPLLARIPLFENLQAEDLEHLSTLLHTRHCAKGDVIFQQGDEGADLYIVRAGQVAIRLHSPEGKEVILTLLGSGEVFGELSLLDGEPRSTHAVAREETTLLSLRREDFHRFLDTRPQVARSLLATLSRLVRRVTQHVHDATFLDARTRLVRVLLDLSRNQGEPRAQGVAIRQRLTQSELANLCGLTRESTNKWLRFYVREGMLSYEAGQITLLKPELFLREQG from the coding sequence TTGTCGCACGCACCGCTGCTGGCTCGGATTCCCCTTTTTGAGAACCTTCAAGCCGAGGACCTCGAGCACCTGTCCACCTTGCTGCACACCCGGCACTGCGCCAAGGGGGACGTCATCTTCCAGCAGGGAGACGAAGGGGCGGACCTCTACATCGTCCGGGCGGGCCAGGTGGCCATCCGCCTCCACTCTCCAGAGGGCAAGGAAGTCATCCTCACCCTGCTGGGCAGTGGGGAAGTCTTCGGCGAGCTGTCCCTGCTGGACGGGGAGCCCCGCTCGACCCACGCCGTGGCCCGGGAGGAGACCACCCTGCTGAGCCTGCGCCGGGAGGACTTCCACCGGTTCCTGGACACGCGCCCGCAGGTGGCCCGGAGCCTGCTCGCCACCCTGAGCAGGCTGGTGCGGCGGGTGACCCAGCACGTCCATGATGCCACCTTCCTCGACGCGCGCACCCGCTTGGTGCGTGTCCTGCTGGACCTGTCCCGGAACCAGGGCGAGCCCCGCGCCCAGGGCGTCGCCATCCGGCAGCGGCTCACCCAGTCCGAGCTGGCCAACCTGTGTGGCCTGACCCGGGAGAGCACCAACAAGTGGCTCCGCTTCTATGTCCGGGAGGGGATGCTCTCCTATGAAGCGGGGCAGATCACCCTGCTGAAACCGGAGCTGTTTCTCCGGGAACAGGGTTAG
- a CDS encoding sensor histidine kinase, producing MLHDSIDATLFPSLPPDVLEEAKQEGLARTFQPGEPLFAEGMLDYDFFVLLSGEVRISQRVGDEEQILGVYRRGEFVGELSLLSGGPARVTGRAVGTVRTLQVKADTFRKMMAQCSPLAKFAVQGMVARRQEVEAQVRQHEKLAMLGRMAAGLAHELNNPAAAARRSAEQLREKSLAAQHQALAYDSRLTDPQREALLELVSELQASPPKPLDALSQSDLEDALLEWLGIHGMSQAYGRAATFAAAGVDLPHLEVLGASLEGPVLAAGLEWLETLLALAQLADVLEAGTARISSLVSAVSQYTYVDREVPQEVDVHTGLEATLAMFAHRLHGGVTVTRDYDTSLPKLWAHGGELNQVWSNLIENALDAMQDRGILRVSTRRRGDEVYVEIGDNGPGISKDILARIWEPFFTTKAMGQGTGLGLDIVLRIIERHHGGRILVESVPGNTFFRVELPLKPELPH from the coding sequence ATGCTGCATGACTCCATTGATGCCACGCTGTTTCCCTCTCTCCCTCCGGATGTGCTCGAGGAAGCGAAGCAGGAAGGACTTGCCCGCACGTTTCAGCCGGGCGAGCCCCTCTTCGCCGAGGGCATGCTGGATTACGACTTCTTCGTCCTTCTTTCGGGGGAGGTTCGCATCTCCCAGCGGGTGGGCGACGAAGAGCAGATTCTGGGCGTGTACCGGCGGGGCGAGTTCGTCGGGGAACTCTCCCTGCTCTCGGGCGGGCCTGCCCGGGTGACCGGCCGGGCGGTGGGCACCGTGCGCACGCTCCAGGTGAAGGCCGACACGTTCCGCAAGATGATGGCGCAGTGCTCTCCCCTGGCGAAGTTCGCCGTGCAGGGCATGGTGGCGCGTCGGCAGGAGGTGGAGGCGCAGGTTCGTCAGCACGAGAAGCTGGCGATGCTGGGACGCATGGCCGCGGGGTTGGCGCACGAGCTGAACAACCCGGCCGCCGCGGCGCGGCGCTCGGCCGAGCAGCTCCGCGAGAAGAGCCTGGCCGCTCAGCATCAGGCCCTGGCCTATGACAGCCGGCTGACGGATCCCCAACGCGAGGCGCTGCTCGAACTGGTGAGCGAGCTCCAGGCCTCACCTCCCAAGCCGCTGGATGCGCTGTCCCAGAGCGATCTGGAGGATGCCCTGCTCGAATGGCTCGGCATTCATGGCATGAGCCAGGCCTACGGCCGGGCCGCGACCTTCGCGGCCGCGGGGGTGGATCTGCCGCACTTGGAGGTGCTCGGGGCCTCGTTGGAGGGGCCGGTCCTCGCGGCGGGGCTGGAGTGGCTCGAGACGCTCCTGGCGCTGGCGCAGCTCGCGGATGTGCTGGAGGCGGGGACGGCCCGGATCTCCTCGCTCGTGTCCGCGGTGAGCCAGTACACGTATGTGGATCGCGAGGTGCCCCAGGAGGTGGATGTGCACACCGGCCTGGAGGCCACGCTGGCCATGTTCGCCCATCGCTTGCACGGTGGCGTGACGGTGACGCGCGACTATGACACCTCGCTGCCGAAGCTGTGGGCGCACGGGGGGGAGCTCAATCAGGTCTGGTCCAACCTCATCGAGAATGCCCTGGATGCGATGCAGGACCGGGGCATCCTGCGCGTGAGCACCCGCAGACGGGGGGACGAGGTGTACGTGGAGATTGGCGACAACGGGCCCGGCATCTCCAAGGACATCCTGGCGCGCATCTGGGAGCCTTTCTTCACGACCAAGGCGATGGGACAGGGCACGGGGTTGGGGCTGGACATCGTCCTGCGCATCATCGAGCGCCACCATGGCGGGCGCATCCTCGTCGAGTCGGTCCCGGGCAACACCTTCTTCCGCGTCGAGTTGCCCCTGAAGCCCGAGCTGCCCCATTGA
- a CDS encoding cyclic nucleotide-binding domain-containing protein translates to MKDTLRQYKNRAAELFSQGNLEGALSEYRSVMESAPDDATSRQRVAELLQMLGRRQESLATYEVLATVWAKRGWVLRALALCKVILQIEPSHERTQQLLATLHAQLHEAPCAQAAPSKPLEPRPAPLASPPSLGRRPRIPIFSQLSGSEFLSLIGDLELRVFATGETLVEQGQASSSMFAIVEGCVGLIRHLKSGGQRTVAFMGEGDLFGELALVTDGPSRSSVKALERTVVLELTSDRVAQLIRRTPSVGQMLQTFHRERLLSQTIGSHSLFRGLSREQKEAMTRDFQLCSVPMGKILVEQGQPVEALYLLLNGHCQVVLDESTGHESPLPPLEEGDVFGEISMLLNVPATVTVRADSRCTLLRLDREACERHLFHQPGLRELLTRMAAERLHRTSRAHFSASPAAGGSGGASSL, encoded by the coding sequence ATGAAGGACACGCTGCGCCAGTACAAGAACAGGGCCGCCGAGCTCTTCTCCCAGGGGAACTTGGAAGGGGCGCTCTCGGAGTACCGGAGTGTCATGGAATCGGCGCCTGACGACGCGACCAGTCGGCAGCGGGTGGCCGAGCTGCTTCAAATGTTGGGACGCCGGCAGGAGTCCCTGGCCACCTATGAAGTCCTGGCGACCGTCTGGGCCAAACGCGGGTGGGTGCTGCGCGCGCTGGCCCTGTGCAAGGTCATCCTTCAGATCGAGCCCTCTCATGAGCGGACCCAACAACTGCTGGCCACCTTGCATGCCCAGTTGCACGAAGCTCCTTGCGCGCAGGCGGCTCCGTCCAAGCCGCTGGAGCCTCGCCCGGCCCCGTTGGCATCCCCTCCCTCGCTGGGCAGGAGGCCTCGCATCCCCATCTTCTCGCAGTTGAGCGGAAGCGAGTTCCTGTCGCTGATTGGAGACCTGGAGCTGCGTGTCTTCGCCACGGGAGAGACCCTGGTCGAGCAGGGGCAGGCCTCCAGTTCCATGTTCGCCATCGTCGAGGGATGCGTGGGGCTCATCCGGCATCTGAAGTCCGGGGGGCAGCGCACGGTGGCGTTCATGGGGGAGGGGGATTTGTTCGGTGAGCTGGCCCTCGTCACGGATGGGCCGAGCCGTTCGAGCGTCAAGGCCCTCGAGCGCACGGTGGTGCTGGAGCTGACCTCGGATCGGGTGGCCCAGCTCATCCGGCGCACCCCGTCCGTGGGGCAGATGCTTCAGACCTTCCACCGCGAGCGCCTGCTGTCGCAGACCATCGGCAGCCACTCCCTGTTTCGCGGCCTCTCCCGGGAGCAGAAGGAGGCGATGACGCGCGACTTCCAGCTCTGCTCGGTGCCCATGGGGAAGATCCTCGTCGAGCAGGGGCAGCCGGTGGAGGCGCTGTACCTGCTGTTGAACGGCCACTGCCAGGTGGTGCTCGATGAGAGCACGGGGCACGAGAGCCCGTTGCCGCCCCTGGAAGAAGGAGACGTGTTCGGGGAGATCTCCATGCTGCTGAACGTGCCCGCCACGGTCACCGTCCGGGCGGACTCGCGCTGCACGCTGCTGCGGCTGGACCGCGAGGCCTGCGAGCGGCACCTCTTCCACCAGCCCGGGCTGCGGGAGTTGCTCACGCGGATGGCCGCCGAGCGTCTCCATCGGACCTCCCGCGCCCACTTCAGCGCCTCCCCAGCGGCCGGTGGAAGCGGGGGGGCCTCGAGCCTGTGA
- the nagZ gene encoding beta-N-acetylhexosaminidase has protein sequence MTLSSPLYRDCARLFMVGFPGPQVDADFAALMKDGIFGAILFKRNVGSAQETARLCHDIKTRADRPFILSVDQEGGRVARLRGTPFTTLPSMRELGQRGDDALATQTGRLLAHELRAVGFDWDFAPVLDVDTNPANPVIGDRSFSREAQAVARLGVALARGLEAGGVASCGKHFPGHGDTTTDSHHTLPRLAHDLERLRRVELVPFQAFAQAGLASLMTAHVLFEALEPGLPATMSHRVLHGVLRQELGFEGVLVSDDLEMKAIANHYSVEEAAVQGTLAGVDLFLVCHSAEVQRRAIEALVKAVESGRVPRARIAEAHQRLARLEARFAHPAEDRLATLGDSTHRALAEGLASHFTGKDPTEWRA, from the coding sequence GTGACGCTCTCATCACCCTTGTATCGCGACTGTGCCCGCCTCTTCATGGTGGGATTCCCCGGACCCCAGGTGGACGCGGATTTCGCCGCCCTCATGAAGGACGGCATTTTCGGCGCCATCCTCTTCAAGCGAAACGTCGGCTCCGCCCAGGAAACGGCCCGCCTCTGCCACGACATCAAAACGCGCGCCGACAGGCCCTTCATTCTCTCGGTGGACCAGGAGGGGGGACGCGTGGCCCGCCTTCGAGGCACACCTTTCACCACTTTGCCCTCCATGCGCGAGCTGGGGCAGCGGGGGGATGACGCCTTGGCCACGCAGACTGGACGGCTGCTGGCCCATGAGCTGAGGGCGGTGGGGTTCGATTGGGATTTCGCGCCCGTGTTGGATGTGGACACCAACCCCGCCAATCCTGTCATTGGAGACCGCAGCTTCAGCCGGGAGGCGCAAGCGGTGGCCCGGCTGGGCGTGGCGCTCGCGCGAGGGCTGGAGGCCGGCGGCGTGGCCTCTTGTGGCAAACACTTTCCGGGCCATGGGGACACCACCACCGACAGCCACCACACCTTGCCCCGCCTGGCGCATGACCTGGAGCGGCTGCGCCGCGTGGAGCTGGTGCCCTTCCAAGCCTTCGCCCAGGCGGGGCTCGCCTCGCTCATGACGGCGCACGTGCTGTTCGAGGCCCTGGAGCCGGGCCTGCCCGCCACAATGAGCCACCGGGTGCTCCACGGGGTGCTGCGCCAGGAGTTGGGCTTCGAGGGGGTGCTCGTCAGCGACGACCTGGAGATGAAGGCCATCGCGAACCATTACTCGGTGGAAGAGGCCGCCGTGCAGGGCACGCTGGCGGGAGTGGATCTCTTCCTGGTGTGCCACAGCGCGGAGGTCCAGCGGCGGGCCATCGAGGCGCTGGTGAAGGCCGTCGAGTCGGGCCGGGTGCCCCGCGCGCGCATCGCCGAGGCGCACCAGCGGCTGGCCCGGCTGGAGGCCCGCTTCGCCCACCCGGCGGAGGACCGGCTGGCCACGCTCGGCGACAGCACCCACCGGGCGCTGGCCGAGGGGCTCGCCAGTCACTTCACCGGGAAGGATCCGACTGAATGGCGGGCGTAG
- a CDS encoding trifunctional serine/threonine-protein kinase/ATP-binding protein/sensor histidine kinase — protein sequence MWGITGYELHTQIHRSARTLVYRGRRTSDGLPVVLKLLGDEYPSLEDATRFKREYEIGRKVSGAGAVVVLGLAPAGNSWAIVMEDLGARPLRSILDERRLPLEEVLRWGIRLTSALAAVHRKGVIHKDINPSNIVIEPSQGQVRLIDFGLASVLARESPSLVNPHLLEGTVRYISPEQTGRMNRVIDHRSDLYSLGATLYEMLTGRVLFASQDTVELVHLHIAQRPVPPRERDASIPRPVSDVVMKLLAKTAEDRYQSALGLRADLELCLAAWEAGHQDPALGLQGFLPGQKDISHGFQLPQKLYGREPQLEGLRKALDRAAAGRAELVLVSGESGMGKSALVQEMQQPTLERRAHFVAGKFEQLLRDVPYAPVLQGLSDFVRRLLTTSETELGLWRQRLVEALGENAQVMVDVLPLLARIIGPQSLVPELPSQEASLRFNLAFQRFVGALTSEQHPLVLFLDDLQWADLPSLQLVQMLVTESKLQHLLIVGAYREEEVGPAHPLRLMWKSLEEAGAQVTPLGVGPLEPRHVEQLVADTFRCGPLRSAPLARLLWDRSGGNPFFIGQLLRALYEEGLIDFAQDAAEWTWDFEAIRARGLTGNVVELMMSKLQRLPVETQRVLKLAASLGSRFQLASLAIVLECGFSEVAVRLMPAIEEDLILPLDSRWRLAERGGTTDIPYRFFHDRLQQAAYALIPEGERAALHLRVARMLLARAGPEQWEEHLIERVHQLNLGICLVTDEDERCEMARLNLLAGRKAKSSAAFEPALRYFSVGCSLLPEDAWARHYLLCRDLHMEAMEAEYLNARLERGDELSELILARVREPLEKVKVYEIRLSSAAMRQELHRIIEDGYRALALMGVEPPRDVELPVLLELLGSIQELLAGRGKDELLNLPPMTDPCGLALCQMALAMSSSLYVHNALSAMVVSMEMLKLCLLHGNAPEAPVFYADYALIHSSILGDMDRANEYGDLVIELQERINLKRLRCKVYMVAAGSIIHWKRHLRETLMPLQVAVEAGLETGDMEFMSYSAGYFSMHHFYGGASLDEVVQQNERYLQLLTARKLKAGVYILRVIRQTSFNLMGRSLESTRLWGESFHEDQELSDLQAGGFSWGLSLLYLQKTLLACFFRDRPLAVAMSEAGEPYVGTMIGQFPFLVYHFFQSLALLSAYDGASEPDRVRFLAKVEKNQTRMKHWADHAPMNSLHRYQLVEAERARVRGDSLSAVRFYEEAAAGARTHGYLNEEAFCHELAGEFLFSLGRDRLARDSILDAATAYRRWGAEAKVADLEKRYPEAFTRLRAQSGSRDALASTSSSSQGGDLLDLATVIKAAQAISGELLLDPLLERLMRIVLQNAGAQRGLLILVRDGRLVIEAEQAVGQAAAARLSSPVEGSSLLSPAIVHFVARTRESVVLDDASAQGLFTQDPYVALCRLRSVLCAPLLSQGKLVALLYLENNHVVGAFTEGRLEVLRLLSAQASLSLQNALLFAQMEEYSHTLEQRVEERTRELQSKNEELGRAMRHLRDTQKQLVVQEKLASLGTLTAGIAHELKNPLNFINNFAELSLEFTQELAKALASPPTPELWQEQAGVLEHLEQNVSKIRDHGHRADQIINGMLLHSRELSGRRAAAPLNTVLAESVDHGYLGFCAKTPGFEVDIQTDYDSEVEDVDMVIPELSRVFINAVDNACYALRKKKNALGKGFSPQLSVRTRSQGDFVEVRLRDNGTGIPKELLGNVFNPFFTTKPTGEGTGLGLSLSHDIVVGGHQGRIRLESMEGEFAELIIELPKRAPTL from the coding sequence ATGTGGGGGATTACCGGGTACGAGCTTCACACCCAGATCCACAGGAGCGCACGCACCCTGGTGTACCGGGGGCGACGGACCTCCGATGGGTTGCCCGTGGTGCTCAAGCTGTTGGGGGACGAGTACCCCAGCCTTGAGGATGCGACCCGCTTCAAGCGGGAGTACGAGATCGGCCGCAAGGTGTCGGGAGCGGGGGCCGTGGTGGTGCTCGGTCTGGCGCCTGCCGGCAACAGCTGGGCGATCGTGATGGAGGATCTCGGGGCCCGGCCGCTGCGCTCCATCCTGGACGAGCGTCGGCTGCCCCTGGAGGAAGTGCTCCGGTGGGGCATCCGGTTGACCTCCGCGCTCGCGGCGGTTCACCGCAAAGGCGTCATCCACAAGGACATCAACCCCTCCAACATCGTCATTGAACCTTCGCAGGGGCAGGTCCGGCTCATCGACTTTGGTCTGGCCTCGGTGCTGGCCCGGGAGAGCCCGAGCCTCGTCAATCCCCACTTGTTGGAGGGAACCGTGCGCTACATCTCGCCCGAGCAGACAGGGCGGATGAACCGCGTCATCGACCACCGTTCGGACCTCTACTCCCTGGGGGCGACGCTCTACGAGATGCTGACGGGGCGGGTGCTCTTCGCTTCCCAGGATACGGTGGAACTCGTCCATCTCCACATCGCGCAGCGGCCGGTGCCACCCCGGGAGCGGGATGCCTCCATTCCCAGGCCCGTTTCGGACGTGGTGATGAAGCTGCTCGCCAAGACGGCGGAGGACCGGTACCAGAGCGCGCTCGGGCTGCGAGCGGATCTCGAACTGTGTCTGGCGGCGTGGGAGGCGGGACACCAGGACCCCGCGCTGGGCTTGCAGGGCTTCCTTCCAGGTCAGAAAGACATCTCTCACGGGTTTCAGCTCCCTCAGAAGCTCTACGGGCGTGAGCCCCAACTGGAAGGGCTCAGGAAGGCGTTGGACCGGGCGGCGGCGGGCCGGGCCGAGCTGGTGCTGGTGAGCGGTGAGTCCGGCATGGGCAAGAGCGCGCTCGTCCAGGAGATGCAGCAGCCCACCCTGGAGCGGCGCGCGCACTTCGTGGCGGGTAAGTTCGAGCAGCTTCTTCGGGATGTGCCCTACGCCCCCGTGCTCCAGGGGCTCTCCGACTTTGTCCGGCGGCTCCTGACGACGAGTGAGACGGAGTTGGGCCTCTGGAGGCAGCGGTTGGTCGAGGCACTGGGGGAGAACGCCCAGGTGATGGTCGACGTGCTTCCCCTGCTCGCGCGGATCATCGGTCCCCAGTCGCTGGTGCCGGAGCTGCCCTCCCAGGAGGCATCCCTCCGGTTCAACCTCGCCTTCCAGCGCTTCGTGGGCGCCCTCACTTCAGAACAGCATCCGCTGGTCCTCTTCCTGGATGACTTGCAGTGGGCGGATCTCCCCTCCCTCCAGCTCGTTCAAATGCTCGTGACGGAGTCGAAGCTCCAGCACCTGCTCATCGTCGGCGCCTACCGTGAGGAGGAAGTGGGGCCCGCCCACCCCTTGCGCTTGATGTGGAAGTCCCTGGAGGAGGCAGGTGCCCAGGTCACCCCCCTGGGCGTGGGGCCGCTCGAACCCCGCCATGTGGAGCAGCTGGTCGCGGACACCTTCCGGTGTGGCCCCCTCCGCTCGGCGCCCTTGGCGCGGTTGCTCTGGGATCGCTCCGGGGGCAATCCCTTCTTCATCGGGCAGTTGCTGCGTGCGCTGTATGAGGAGGGGCTGATCGACTTCGCCCAGGATGCGGCCGAGTGGACCTGGGACTTCGAAGCCATTCGCGCCCGCGGGCTGACCGGCAACGTCGTCGAGCTGATGATGTCCAAGCTTCAGCGGCTTCCCGTGGAGACGCAGCGGGTGCTGAAGCTGGCCGCCAGCCTGGGCAGCCGGTTTCAGCTCGCCTCGCTGGCCATCGTGCTCGAGTGCGGGTTCTCCGAGGTGGCCGTCCGGCTGATGCCCGCCATTGAAGAGGACCTCATCCTCCCGCTGGACAGCCGCTGGCGGCTGGCGGAGCGGGGGGGGACCACGGATATTCCATACCGGTTCTTTCACGACCGGCTGCAGCAGGCCGCCTACGCCCTCATCCCGGAGGGGGAGCGGGCGGCGTTGCACCTGCGGGTCGCCCGGATGTTGCTGGCCCGCGCAGGGCCCGAGCAGTGGGAGGAGCACCTCATCGAGCGGGTCCACCAGCTCAACCTGGGCATCTGCCTCGTCACGGATGAAGACGAGCGCTGTGAGATGGCGAGGCTCAACCTCCTGGCGGGGCGCAAGGCCAAGTCCTCTGCCGCCTTCGAGCCCGCCCTGAGGTATTTCTCCGTGGGGTGCTCACTGCTTCCAGAGGATGCCTGGGCCCGGCACTACCTGCTCTGCCGGGACCTGCACATGGAGGCCATGGAAGCGGAGTATCTCAATGCCCGCTTGGAGCGGGGGGATGAACTCTCGGAGCTCATCCTTGCCCGGGTTCGAGAGCCGCTGGAGAAGGTGAAGGTGTACGAGATCCGGCTCTCCTCCGCCGCGATGAGGCAGGAGCTCCACAGGATCATTGAGGACGGGTACCGGGCCCTGGCACTGATGGGGGTGGAACCGCCGAGGGACGTGGAGCTTCCCGTTTTGCTGGAGCTACTCGGGTCGATTCAGGAGTTGCTCGCAGGCCGCGGCAAGGACGAGCTCCTGAACCTGCCCCCCATGACAGATCCCTGCGGGCTGGCGCTCTGTCAGATGGCCCTGGCGATGAGTTCGAGCCTGTATGTGCACAACGCGCTGTCCGCGATGGTGGTCTCGATGGAGATGTTGAAGCTCTGTCTGCTCCATGGCAACGCGCCGGAGGCCCCTGTCTTCTATGCCGACTACGCGCTCATCCACTCGTCCATTCTGGGGGACATGGACCGCGCCAATGAATACGGCGACCTCGTCATCGAGCTGCAGGAGCGGATCAACCTGAAGCGGCTCAGGTGCAAGGTGTACATGGTTGCGGCCGGCTCCATCATTCACTGGAAGAGGCACCTCCGGGAAACCCTGATGCCCCTGCAGGTGGCGGTCGAGGCGGGCCTGGAGACCGGCGATATGGAATTCATGTCGTACTCCGCCGGCTACTTCTCCATGCACCATTTCTACGGGGGCGCTTCGCTCGACGAGGTGGTTCAGCAGAACGAGCGATATCTGCAATTGCTGACGGCTCGGAAACTGAAAGCGGGCGTGTACATCCTTCGGGTCATCCGGCAGACCAGCTTCAACCTGATGGGCCGCTCCCTGGAGTCCACGCGCCTGTGGGGCGAGTCCTTCCATGAAGACCAGGAGCTGTCCGATCTCCAGGCGGGAGGCTTCAGCTGGGGCCTGTCATTGCTCTACCTGCAGAAGACCCTGCTGGCGTGCTTTTTCCGAGACAGGCCCTTGGCGGTCGCGATGTCGGAGGCAGGTGAGCCGTATGTGGGGACCATGATCGGCCAGTTCCCCTTCCTGGTGTACCACTTCTTTCAGTCCTTGGCGCTGCTCTCCGCGTATGACGGAGCGTCCGAACCCGACAGGGTGCGCTTCCTGGCCAAGGTCGAGAAGAACCAGACGCGCATGAAGCACTGGGCGGACCACGCGCCGATGAACTCGTTGCATCGCTATCAGCTCGTGGAGGCGGAGCGGGCACGCGTGCGGGGGGATTCGCTGAGCGCGGTCCGGTTCTATGAAGAGGCCGCCGCGGGGGCCAGGACGCACGGCTACTTGAATGAAGAGGCCTTCTGCCACGAGCTCGCCGGGGAGTTTCTGTTCTCCCTCGGGCGGGACCGGCTGGCGCGCGACAGCATCCTGGATGCGGCGACGGCCTACCGCCGTTGGGGGGCCGAGGCCAAGGTGGCCGATCTCGAGAAGCGCTATCCAGAGGCGTTCACGCGGCTCCGGGCTCAGTCTGGCAGCCGGGATGCTCTGGCCAGCACCTCCTCCAGTTCCCAGGGAGGAGACCTGCTGGATCTGGCCACGGTCATCAAGGCGGCCCAGGCCATCTCGGGCGAGCTGCTGCTGGACCCATTGCTGGAGCGGCTGATGCGGATCGTCCTCCAGAACGCGGGGGCGCAGCGGGGGCTGCTCATCCTGGTGCGAGACGGTCGGTTGGTCATCGAGGCCGAGCAGGCGGTGGGGCAGGCTGCCGCAGCCCGTCTCTCCTCTCCCGTGGAAGGCAGCTCGCTGTTGTCCCCCGCGATCGTGCACTTCGTGGCACGCACGCGGGAGAGCGTCGTGCTGGATGACGCCTCGGCCCAGGGGTTGTTCACCCAGGACCCCTACGTGGCCTTGTGCCGCCTGCGCTCCGTGCTCTGCGCGCCACTGCTCAGCCAGGGCAAGCTGGTGGCCCTGCTCTACCTGGAGAACAACCACGTCGTGGGGGCTTTCACCGAGGGGCGGCTGGAGGTGCTGCGCCTGCTCTCCGCGCAGGCCTCCCTCTCGCTCCAGAACGCGCTCCTCTTCGCGCAGATGGAAGAGTACAGCCACACCCTCGAACAGCGTGTGGAGGAGCGCACGCGCGAGCTTCAGTCCAAGAACGAGGAGCTGGGCCGGGCGATGAGGCACCTGCGGGACACGCAGAAACAACTCGTGGTGCAGGAGAAGCTGGCCTCCCTGGGCACGCTCACCGCGGGCATTGCCCACGAGTTGAAGAATCCCCTCAACTTCATCAACAACTTCGCGGAGCTCTCCTTGGAGTTCACCCAAGAGCTGGCGAAGGCCCTGGCTTCGCCGCCCACCCCCGAGCTTTGGCAAGAGCAGGCAGGTGTGCTCGAGCACCTCGAGCAGAACGTGTCGAAGATCCGGGACCACGGCCACCGCGCGGATCAGATCATCAATGGAATGCTGCTGCACTCGCGAGAGCTGTCCGGACGGCGTGCCGCCGCACCCCTCAACACCGTGCTCGCGGAGAGCGTGGACCACGGCTACCTCGGCTTTTGCGCCAAGACGCCGGGTTTCGAGGTGGACATCCAGACGGACTATGATTCCGAAGTGGAAGACGTGGACATGGTCATCCCGGAGCTCAGCCGGGTGTTCATCAACGCCGTGGACAACGCCTGCTACGCCTTGCGCAAGAAGAAGAACGCGCTGGGAAAGGGGTTCTCACCCCAACTGAGCGTGCGCACCCGGAGCCAGGGGGACTTCGTGGAGGTCCGCCTCCGGGACAACGGCACGGGAATTCCCAAAGAGCTGCTCGGCAACGTGTTCAACCCCTTTTTCACCACCAAGCCGACCGGGGAGGGTACGGGGCTCGGGCTCTCGCTCAGCCACGACATCGTCGTGGGGGGCCACCAGGGCCGTATCCGCCTGGAATCCATGGAGGGCGAGTTCGCCGAACTCATCATCGAGCTTCCCAAGCGTGCGCCAACACTTTGA